In the Akkermansiaceae bacterium genome, one interval contains:
- a CDS encoding HPr family phosphocarrier protein — translation MAKKDFTILNKLGIHARPAAQFVKTANRFQSDIFVEKDGEEVDGKSIMGLMMLAAGHGSVISVNAEGTDADAALAAIGDLIERKFEED, via the coding sequence ATGGCCAAAAAAGACTTCACGATCCTCAACAAACTCGGCATCCACGCGCGGCCCGCAGCCCAGTTCGTCAAAACAGCGAACCGCTTCCAATCCGATATTTTCGTGGAAAAAGACGGCGAAGAGGTCGATGGCAAGAGCATCATGGGCCTGATGATGCTGGCCGCAGGCCACGGCTCCGTCATTTCCGTCAATGCGGAAGGCACGGACGCGGACGCCGCGCTCGCCGCCATCGGGGACCTGATCGAGCGCAAGTTCGAGGAAGATTGA
- a CDS encoding low molecular weight protein arginine phosphatase has product MSAPKHVLFVCTGNTCRSPMAEGLFRKAAAGRGDYAVSSAGVSASKGTPASPETVMILKKRGADLGKFGSRLVSKAILEEATHVFAMTRSHLQTLEARFPEYSDKFHLVREFAGIPEKGGHIDVPDPIGMGNAAYMETARVLEEAIPTIIAYIDSTHKA; this is encoded by the coding sequence ATGTCTGCTCCGAAACACGTGCTCTTCGTCTGCACCGGCAATACCTGCCGCAGCCCCATGGCGGAGGGTCTGTTCCGGAAGGCGGCCGCCGGGCGCGGTGACTACGCCGTCAGCTCCGCCGGTGTCTCCGCATCGAAGGGCACACCCGCCAGTCCGGAGACGGTCATGATCCTGAAAAAGCGCGGCGCGGATCTCGGCAAGTTCGGCAGCCGTCTGGTGTCGAAGGCCATCCTGGAGGAGGCCACCCATGTTTTCGCCATGACGCGCAGCCACCTCCAGACCCTGGAGGCGCGTTTCCCGGAGTATTCGGACAAGTTCCACCTCGTCCGTGAATTCGCCGGCATTCCGGAAAAAGGCGGCCACATCGACGTCCCGGACCCCATCGGCATGGGCAATGCCGCCTACATGGAAACCGCACGGGTGCTGGAGGAAGCCATCCCCACCATCATCGCCTACATCGACAGCACGCACAAGGCGTGA